In the genome of Massilia sp. PAMC28688, one region contains:
- the def gene encoding peptide deformylase: MSVREILKMGDPRLLRVAEPVTEFDTPAMKALIADMFDTMYHANGAGLAAPQIGVNLQLVIFGFKQNQRYPEAPPVPETVLINPVLTPLSEEKEEAFEGCLSVPGLRGSVPRYKRLRYEGFDEHGAPIKREVDGFHARVVQHEVDHLLGILYPMRITDFSKFGYTDVMFPDLDPNDDD; the protein is encoded by the coding sequence ATGAGCGTGCGTGAAATACTGAAGATGGGCGACCCGCGCCTGCTGCGCGTGGCCGAACCCGTGACCGAGTTTGATACGCCGGCCATGAAGGCGCTGATCGCTGACATGTTCGATACCATGTACCACGCCAACGGCGCGGGACTGGCAGCGCCGCAGATCGGCGTGAACCTGCAGCTGGTCATTTTCGGCTTCAAGCAGAACCAGCGCTATCCGGAAGCGCCGCCGGTGCCGGAAACGGTATTGATCAATCCCGTGCTCACCCCGCTGTCGGAAGAAAAGGAAGAAGCCTTTGAAGGCTGCCTGTCCGTGCCGGGTCTGCGCGGCAGCGTGCCGCGCTACAAGCGCTTGCGCTACGAAGGATTCGACGAGCACGGCGCGCCAATCAAGCGCGAGGTGGATGGCTTTCATGCCCGCGTGGTGCAGCATGAGGTGGACCATCTGCTGGGGATTCTGTACCCGATGCGGATTACGGACTTCAGCAAGTTTGGTTACACCGACGTGATGTTCCCGGACCTCGATCCCAACGACGACGATTGA
- a CDS encoding dienelactone hydrolase family protein, producing MHERITIDTPDGSFEAYMARPEAENAPSIVVIQEIFGINADIRAHCDALAAKGYIAVAPDLFWRLQPGVELTDGSKEEWEQAMAYLKAFDIEAGVRDIAATMGRARSISGASGKIGVMGFCLGGLMTFLSAARNRPDAAVSYYGGRTSDYISEMSKVTCPLMIHLAEEDQYIPKPAQEKIRVAATPKENVELFIYPGQDHAFARVNGSHYSAEAATLANQRTDAFFSKHLRQLSTGA from the coding sequence ATGCACGAACGTATCACCATCGACACCCCGGATGGCAGTTTTGAGGCGTACATGGCGCGGCCCGAAGCGGAGAATGCTCCGTCCATCGTTGTGATTCAGGAGATCTTCGGGATCAATGCCGACATTCGCGCCCATTGCGATGCGCTGGCCGCCAAGGGATACATCGCGGTGGCGCCCGACCTGTTCTGGCGCCTGCAGCCAGGCGTCGAGCTGACCGACGGCAGCAAGGAAGAATGGGAGCAGGCGATGGCGTACCTGAAGGCGTTCGACATCGAGGCCGGAGTGCGCGACATTGCCGCCACCATGGGACGGGCACGCAGCATTTCCGGCGCCAGCGGCAAGATCGGGGTGATGGGATTTTGCCTGGGCGGCTTGATGACGTTCCTGTCAGCGGCCCGTAACCGTCCGGATGCGGCCGTGTCCTATTACGGTGGACGCACCAGCGACTACATCAGCGAAATGAGCAAGGTCACTTGCCCGCTGATGATTCACCTGGCCGAAGAAGACCAGTACATTCCCAAGCCGGCGCAGGAAAAAATCCGCGTGGCGGCGACGCCCAAGGAGAACGTGGAACTGTTCATCTACCCCGGCCAGGACCATGCCTTTGCCCGCGTCAACGGCAGCCATTACAGCGCCGAAGCGGCGACCTTGGCGAACCAGCGGACCGACGCATTCTTTAGCAAGCACTTGCGCCAGCTTTCAACGGGCGCATGA
- a CDS encoding ADP-ribosylglycohydrolase family protein, producing MTEQGRYRGALLGLACGDAIGTTVEFKPRGSFPEVVDMVGGGPFKLQPGQWTDDTSMALCLAHSLLERGGFDPADQMERYCNWRNNGYMSSTGTCFDIGNTTAAALRRYESTRDPFAGSDDPSTAGNGALMRLAPVAMFYADDEAVLLRHAAESTRVTHAAVEAIECSKLFALQLRAALHGRTKADVMQPVLPEQLSAKVQPLATGAYVDKTEEQIKGSGYAVESLEAALWCFWRTNSFKEAVLLAANLGDDADTTAAICGQLCGAYYGVQDIPAPWIERLAMRDDIILLADRLASERPASEI from the coding sequence ATTACTGAGCAAGGCCGCTACCGCGGCGCACTGTTGGGCCTCGCCTGCGGCGACGCCATTGGCACGACCGTTGAATTCAAGCCGCGCGGATCATTCCCGGAAGTGGTGGACATGGTGGGCGGGGGACCGTTCAAGCTGCAGCCTGGCCAGTGGACGGACGATACCTCGATGGCGCTGTGCCTGGCCCACAGCCTGCTCGAGCGCGGCGGCTTTGATCCGGCCGACCAGATGGAGCGCTACTGCAACTGGCGCAACAACGGCTACATGAGCAGCACCGGCACATGCTTCGACATCGGCAACACGACGGCGGCCGCACTGCGCCGCTATGAATCGACCAGAGATCCCTTCGCAGGTTCGGACGACCCGTCCACTGCCGGCAATGGGGCGCTCATGCGGCTGGCACCGGTTGCCATGTTCTACGCAGACGATGAAGCAGTACTGCTGCGGCATGCCGCCGAGAGCACGCGCGTGACCCATGCAGCCGTAGAAGCGATCGAGTGCTCCAAACTATTCGCGCTGCAGCTAAGGGCGGCCCTGCACGGACGGACCAAGGCCGACGTCATGCAACCGGTGCTGCCCGAACAGCTCAGCGCCAAGGTGCAGCCCCTGGCAACGGGCGCCTACGTGGACAAGACCGAGGAACAGATCAAGGGCAGCGGCTATGCGGTTGAATCGCTTGAAGCGGCGCTGTGGTGCTTCTGGCGTACCAATTCTTTCAAGGAGGCCGTGCTGCTGGCGGCAAACCTCGGTGACGATGCCGATACTACGGCTGCCATCTGTGGCCAGCTGTGCGGCGCCTACTACGGCGTGCAGGACATACCCGCGCCGTGGATCGAGCGCCTCGCCATGCGCGACGACATCATCCTGCTGGCCGACCGGCTGGCGTCGGAGCGCCCCGCTTCCGAAATCTGA
- a CDS encoding pseudouridine synthase: MSELVRLSKRMSELGLSSRREADEWIARGWVRVDGQVVSELGSKVLPHQHITVERQAAAEQSKRVTVLINKPMGYVSGQAEDGYTPAVALIKPENHWAEDPSTEVFHPTQLRSLVPAGRLDIDSVGLLVLTQDGRVAKTLIGETTSVEKEYLVRVQYTKEGKLPDADLKKLCFGLWMDGKPLLPAKVRWQNDDQLSFTLKEGKKRQIRRMCDMVGLKVIGLKRVRIGKVKLGDLPVGQWRYLRPEETF, translated from the coding sequence ATGAGTGAACTAGTACGGCTTTCCAAGCGCATGTCCGAGCTTGGCCTGTCTTCGCGCCGCGAAGCCGATGAATGGATTGCGCGCGGCTGGGTGCGGGTGGATGGCCAGGTGGTGTCGGAACTGGGCAGCAAGGTGCTGCCGCACCAGCACATCACGGTGGAACGCCAGGCTGCGGCCGAACAGTCCAAGCGCGTGACGGTCCTGATCAACAAGCCGATGGGCTATGTGAGCGGCCAGGCCGAAGATGGCTACACGCCGGCGGTCGCGCTGATCAAGCCCGAGAACCACTGGGCCGAAGATCCCTCCACCGAGGTATTCCACCCAACGCAGTTGCGCAGCCTGGTGCCGGCCGGACGACTGGACATTGATTCGGTGGGCCTGCTGGTGCTGACCCAGGACGGGCGCGTGGCGAAAACCCTCATCGGCGAAACCACGTCGGTGGAAAAGGAATATCTGGTGCGCGTGCAGTACACCAAGGAAGGCAAGCTGCCTGACGCTGACCTGAAAAAGCTGTGTTTTGGCCTGTGGATGGATGGCAAGCCGCTGCTGCCGGCCAAGGTGCGCTGGCAGAACGATGACCAGCTCAGCTTTACGCTAAAAGAAGGCAAGAAGCGCCAGATCCGCCGCATGTGCGACATGGTGGGCTTGAAGGTCATTGGCCTCAAGCGCGTGCGGATTGGCAAGGTCAAGCTGGGCGACTTGCCGGTTGGACAATGGCGTTATCTGCGACCGGAAGAGACCTTCTGA
- a CDS encoding [protein-PII] uridylyltransferase translates to MTAAALKVQLRDLLKQRLKAERAVLVDAFRSEGMPEKFLRCLRQSVDAVLTEAWDSLGLPANTALVGVGGYGRGELFPGSDIDVLILLGEPPDAATTCKLEELVQMLWDLGLEIGSSIRTVDECMSESKADITVQTSLLEARLVTGDADLFEQLQERYQAALDPQAFFNAKAAEMRLRHAKYEDTAFSLEPNVKESPGGLRDLQVILWVAKAAGLANSWGQLATRGLITQTEARQLMEKERAFKDIRIRLHLHTGRREDRLVFDVQTPIAESFGLKATGEGINMRRASEYLMQRYYWAAKTVTQLNTIMLQNIEAQLFPQSCSVVPINERFNDVNDFIDIADDDTFVTTPSSVLEVFLLMTERPHIKGMTARTIRALWHARFEIDAKFREDPVNRALFLRILQAPVGLVHALRRMNDTSILGRYLPNFRRIVGMMQHDLFHVYTVDQHIMMVVRNMRRFTMTEHAHEYPFCSQLIANFPRRWLLFVGALFHDIAKGRGGDHSKLGTMDVAQFCEDHGIGSADTELVVFLVEHHLTMSQVAQKQDLSDPDVIGAFAKTVKDERHLTALYLLTVADIRGTSPKVWNAWKAKLLEDLYRITLRVLGGEEHSADRELKNRQEEAMATLRLYGLHANAHDKLWQQLDVAYFLRHDASDIAWQTRCLWDRMDSGKPVVKCRLAPIGEGLQVVVYTQDQPDLFARICSYFDRKNFSILDAKIHTTRHGYALDTFLVTEQSFAKSYRDIISLIEHEVCELLTNPAPLPAPTRGRLSRLSRTFPMTPTVDLRPDERGQYYLLSIAANDRTGLLYSIASVLTRYRISLHTAKIMTLGERVEDVFLVDGPTLNNSRTQIQLETDLLEALKV, encoded by the coding sequence ATGACCGCCGCCGCGCTCAAGGTCCAGCTGCGCGACCTGCTCAAGCAGCGCCTCAAGGCCGAGCGCGCAGTGCTGGTGGATGCCTTCCGCAGCGAGGGCATGCCGGAAAAATTCCTGCGCTGCCTGCGCCAGAGCGTGGACGCGGTGCTGACCGAAGCGTGGGACTCGCTTGGCCTGCCCGCCAATACGGCGCTGGTCGGTGTGGGCGGCTACGGGCGCGGCGAGCTGTTTCCCGGTTCCGACATCGATGTCCTCATCTTGCTGGGCGAGCCGCCCGACGCTGCCACCACCTGCAAGCTCGAAGAGCTGGTGCAGATGCTGTGGGACCTGGGCCTGGAAATTGGCAGCAGCATCCGGACGGTGGACGAGTGCATGAGCGAGTCGAAGGCCGACATCACGGTGCAAACCAGCCTGCTCGAAGCGCGCCTTGTGACGGGCGACGCCGATCTGTTTGAACAACTGCAGGAACGCTACCAGGCAGCGCTCGACCCGCAAGCCTTCTTCAACGCCAAGGCGGCCGAAATGCGGCTGCGCCATGCCAAGTACGAAGACACGGCATTCAGCCTGGAGCCGAACGTCAAGGAAAGCCCGGGCGGCCTGCGCGACCTGCAGGTGATCCTGTGGGTGGCCAAGGCGGCGGGGCTGGCTAATTCCTGGGGCCAGCTGGCCACGCGCGGCCTGATCACCCAGACCGAGGCGCGCCAGCTGATGGAAAAGGAGCGCGCCTTCAAGGATATTCGCATTCGCCTGCACCTGCACACGGGGCGGCGCGAAGACCGGCTGGTGTTTGACGTGCAGACCCCGATTGCAGAGAGCTTTGGACTGAAGGCGACCGGGGAAGGCATCAACATGCGCCGCGCCAGCGAGTACCTGATGCAGCGCTACTACTGGGCCGCCAAGACGGTCACGCAGCTTAACACCATCATGCTGCAAAATATCGAGGCGCAGCTATTCCCGCAAAGCTGCTCGGTGGTGCCGATTAACGAGCGCTTCAACGACGTCAACGACTTCATCGACATCGCCGACGACGACACCTTTGTCACCACGCCCTCCTCCGTGCTGGAGGTATTCCTGCTCATGACCGAGCGCCCTCACATCAAGGGCATGACGGCGCGCACCATCCGCGCACTGTGGCACGCGCGTTTCGAGATCGACGCCAAGTTCCGCGAAGACCCGGTCAACCGTGCCCTGTTCTTGCGCATCCTGCAGGCGCCGGTGGGGCTGGTGCATGCGCTGCGCCGCATGAACGACACCAGCATCCTGGGTCGCTACCTGCCCAACTTCCGGCGCATCGTGGGCATGATGCAGCACGACCTGTTCCACGTGTACACCGTCGACCAGCACATCATGATGGTGGTGCGGAACATGCGCCGCTTTACCATGACCGAGCATGCGCACGAATACCCGTTCTGCAGCCAGCTCATTGCCAACTTCCCGCGCCGCTGGCTGCTGTTTGTGGGCGCCCTGTTCCACGACATTGCCAAGGGGCGCGGGGGCGACCATTCCAAGCTCGGCACCATGGACGTGGCCCAGTTCTGTGAAGACCACGGCATCGGCAGCGCCGACACCGAGCTGGTGGTGTTCTTGGTGGAGCACCATCTCACCATGTCGCAGGTGGCGCAAAAGCAGGACCTGTCCGACCCGGACGTCATCGGCGCCTTTGCCAAAACGGTCAAGGATGAACGCCACCTGACGGCCCTGTACCTGCTGACGGTGGCCGACATTCGCGGCACCAGTCCCAAGGTATGGAATGCGTGGAAGGCCAAGCTGCTCGAGGACCTGTACCGCATCACCCTGCGCGTGCTGGGCGGCGAAGAGCATTCGGCCGACCGCGAACTGAAGAACCGCCAGGAAGAAGCCATGGCAACGCTGCGCCTTTACGGCCTGCACGCCAACGCGCACGACAAGCTGTGGCAGCAGCTCGATGTGGCCTACTTCCTGCGCCACGATGCCTCCGACATCGCCTGGCAGACGCGCTGCCTGTGGGACCGCATGGACAGCGGCAAGCCGGTGGTCAAATGCCGCCTGGCGCCAATCGGGGAAGGCTTGCAGGTGGTGGTGTACACGCAGGACCAGCCGGACCTGTTCGCGCGCATCTGCAGCTATTTCGACCGCAAGAATTTCAGCATCCTCGACGCCAAGATCCACACCACGCGCCATGGCTACGCGCTCGACACCTTCCTGGTGACGGAGCAGAGTTTTGCCAAGAGCTACCGCGACATCATCAGCCTGATCGAACATGAAGTATGCGAGCTGCTGACCAATCCGGCCCCGCTGCCGGCGCCCACGCGCGGGCGCCTGTCGCGCCTGTCGCGCACCTTCCCCATGACGCCGACCGTGGACCTGCGGCCGGATGAACGGGGCCAGTACTATCTGCTGTCGATTGCGGCCAATGACCGCACGGGGCTGTTGTATTCGATCGCCAGCGTACTCACGCGCTACCGCATCAGCCTGCATACGGCCAAGATCATGACACTGGGCGAGCGGGTCGAAGACGTGTTCCTGGTCGATGGCCCCACACTGAACAATTCGCGCACCCAGATCCAGCTTGAAACGGATCTGCTGGAAGCGCTCAAGGTATGA
- the map gene encoding type I methionyl aminopeptidase — MSDIISIKTPEEIEGMRIAGRLGSEVLDYITPFVKAGVTTGELDRLCHEYMVNVQGSIPAPLNYCPPGYTPYPKSICTSVNDVICHGIPDEKVLKNGDVVNLDITVIKDGFHGDNSRMFFIGEPSQLVKRLSEVTYECMWLGIAKVKPGAHLGDIGHAIQQHAEKNGYSVVREFCGHGIGRVFHEEPQVLHYGRPGTLERMEAGMIFTIEPMINAGRRDIRHMGDGWTVKTKDRKPSAQWEHTVLVTETGYEVLTLSAGSPPPPAFITEAQAAVAA; from the coding sequence ATGTCCGACATTATCTCCATCAAAACTCCCGAAGAAATTGAAGGGATGCGCATTGCCGGCCGCCTTGGCTCCGAAGTGCTCGATTACATCACCCCTTTTGTCAAAGCCGGCGTCACCACGGGTGAACTCGATCGCCTGTGCCATGAATACATGGTCAACGTGCAAGGCTCAATCCCGGCGCCGCTTAACTACTGCCCGCCCGGCTACACGCCGTATCCAAAATCCATCTGCACCTCGGTCAATGACGTCATCTGCCACGGCATTCCGGACGAAAAGGTACTCAAGAACGGCGACGTGGTCAACCTGGACATCACCGTCATCAAGGACGGCTTTCATGGCGACAACAGCCGCATGTTCTTCATTGGCGAGCCCTCGCAGCTGGTCAAGCGCCTGTCGGAAGTGACGTACGAATGCATGTGGCTGGGCATTGCCAAGGTCAAGCCGGGTGCCCACCTGGGCGACATTGGCCACGCCATCCAGCAGCACGCCGAAAAGAATGGCTACAGCGTGGTGCGCGAATTCTGCGGTCACGGCATCGGCCGGGTGTTCCACGAAGAGCCGCAGGTGCTGCATTATGGCCGCCCGGGCACGCTCGAGCGCATGGAAGCGGGCATGATCTTCACCATCGAGCCGATGATCAACGCCGGCCGGCGCGACATTCGCCACATGGGCGACGGCTGGACCGTCAAGACCAAGGACCGCAAGCCTTCGGCCCAGTGGGAGCACACGGTCCTGGTGACCGAGACCGGCTACGAAGTGCTGACGCTGTCGGCCGGCTCGCCGCCGCCACCGGCCTTTATCACCGAAGCCCAAGCGGCCGTTGCCGCTTAA
- the rpsB gene encoding 30S ribosomal protein S2 has protein sequence MSVTMREMLEAGVHFGHQTRFWNPKMAPFIFGHRNKIHIINLEKTMGMYQEAMKTIKQVAANRGTILMVGTKRQARDIIAAEAARAGVPFVDQRWLGGMLTNFKTIKTSIKRLKDMEAQIEDGSVEKLSKKEGLMFQREMVKLQKSIGGIKDMGGVPDAIFVVDVGYHKGAITEAGKLGIPVIGIVDTNHSPEGVTHVIPGNDDSSKAIMLYARGVADAILEGRANSSNEVMDMVKSSDEFVEVSEQA, from the coding sequence ATGTCCGTAACAATGCGTGAAATGCTGGAAGCCGGTGTCCACTTCGGTCACCAAACCCGTTTTTGGAACCCAAAGATGGCACCGTTCATCTTCGGTCACCGCAACAAGATCCACATCATCAACCTCGAAAAGACGATGGGGATGTATCAGGAAGCCATGAAGACGATCAAGCAGGTCGCTGCCAACCGCGGCACCATCCTGATGGTCGGCACCAAGCGCCAGGCGCGCGACATCATCGCTGCTGAAGCTGCCCGCGCCGGCGTGCCTTTCGTTGACCAGCGCTGGCTGGGCGGCATGCTGACCAACTTCAAGACCATCAAGACCTCGATCAAGCGCCTGAAGGACATGGAAGCCCAGATCGAAGACGGTTCGGTCGAGAAGCTGTCGAAAAAAGAAGGCCTGATGTTCCAGCGCGAAATGGTCAAGCTGCAAAAGTCCATCGGCGGCATCAAGGACATGGGCGGCGTTCCTGACGCAATCTTCGTTGTCGACGTTGGCTACCACAAGGGCGCCATCACCGAAGCCGGCAAGCTGGGCATTCCAGTGATCGGCATCGTCGATACCAACCACTCGCCAGAAGGCGTGACCCACGTCATCCCGGGCAACGACGACTCCTCGAAAGCGATCATGCTGTACGCCCGCGGCGTCGCTGATGCGATCCTGGAAGGCCGTGCCAATTCGTCCAACGAAGTGATGGACATGGTCAAGTCGTCCGACGAATTCGTCGAAGTGTCCGAGCAGGCTTAA
- the tsf gene encoding translation elongation factor Ts produces MAAITAAMVGELRQKTDAPMMQCKKALTEADGDMARAEEILRVKLGTKASGAASRITAEGVVAIYTAGGVGALVEINSETDFVAKNDDFLALGNAAARLVAEHNPADVAALLALPLDGKTLDEVRLALIGKIGENMTIRRFQRFETAAKLASYMHNSRIGVLVEFDGPDEQVGKDLAMHIAAMKPAALSSDQVPAELIEKERSVAALKAQEDADKAVAEGKPVQSPEILAKRLEGSIAKYLKEVSLLNQMFVKNDKQSIEQMLKEKNTTVKAFTMYVVGEGIEKKQDDFAAEVAAQMAASKQ; encoded by the coding sequence ATGGCAGCGATTACAGCAGCGATGGTAGGCGAACTGCGTCAGAAGACTGATGCACCAATGATGCAGTGCAAGAAGGCACTGACCGAGGCGGACGGCGACATGGCCCGTGCGGAAGAAATCCTGCGCGTCAAGCTCGGCACCAAGGCTTCCGGCGCAGCGTCGCGCATCACCGCCGAAGGCGTGGTAGCGATCTACACGGCCGGCGGCGTTGGCGCCCTGGTCGAAATCAACAGCGAAACCGACTTCGTTGCCAAGAACGATGACTTCCTGGCCCTCGGCAATGCTGCCGCGCGTCTCGTAGCCGAGCACAACCCGGCTGACGTTGCCGCCCTGCTGGCCCTGCCGCTCGACGGCAAGACCCTCGATGAAGTGCGCCTGGCCCTGATCGGCAAGATCGGCGAGAACATGACCATCCGCCGCTTCCAGCGTTTTGAAACCGCTGCCAAGCTCGCTTCGTACATGCACAACTCGCGCATCGGCGTGCTGGTAGAATTCGACGGCCCGGACGAGCAGGTTGGCAAGGATCTGGCCATGCACATCGCCGCCATGAAGCCGGCCGCGCTGTCGTCGGACCAGGTGCCGGCTGAACTGATCGAGAAAGAGCGTTCGGTCGCTGCCCTGAAGGCCCAGGAAGATGCGGACAAGGCCGTTGCCGAAGGCAAGCCGGTGCAGTCGCCGGAAATCCTGGCCAAGCGCCTGGAAGGTTCGATCGCCAAGTACCTGAAGGAAGTCTCGCTGCTGAACCAGATGTTCGTTAAGAACGACAAGCAGTCGATCGAGCAGATGCTGAAAGAAAAGAACACCACCGTGAAAGCGTTCACGATGTATGTGGTGGGCGAGGGCATCGAGAAGAAGCAGGACGACTTTGCAGCAGAAGTGGCTGCACAAATGGCTGCCTCGAAGCAGTAA
- the pyrH gene encoding UMP kinase, giving the protein MSKPAYKRVLLKLSGEALMGDDAYGINRATIERMVADVAEVAKAGVELAVVIGGGNIFRGVAPGAQGMDRATADYMGMLATVMNALALADAMRHVGITARVMSAIGIEQVVEPYVRPKALQYLEEGKVVVFAAGTGNPFFTTDTAAALRGSEISAEIVLKATKVDGVYTADPKKDPNATRYESITFDEAISKHLQVMDATAFALCRDQKLPIKVFSIVKPGALMRVVMGEDEGTLVHV; this is encoded by the coding sequence ATGTCGAAACCAGCCTATAAACGCGTCCTTCTGAAACTGTCCGGCGAAGCACTGATGGGCGACGACGCGTACGGCATCAACCGCGCCACCATCGAGCGCATGGTGGCCGACGTGGCGGAAGTGGCCAAGGCGGGTGTGGAACTGGCAGTGGTCATTGGCGGCGGCAACATTTTCCGCGGTGTGGCTCCCGGGGCGCAGGGCATGGACCGCGCCACCGCCGACTACATGGGCATGCTGGCCACGGTCATGAATGCGCTGGCCCTGGCCGACGCCATGCGCCACGTGGGCATCACGGCGCGCGTGATGTCAGCCATCGGCATCGAGCAGGTGGTCGAGCCTTACGTGCGTCCCAAGGCATTGCAGTACCTGGAAGAAGGCAAGGTCGTGGTGTTTGCGGCCGGCACCGGCAATCCATTCTTTACCACCGATACGGCAGCTGCCTTGCGCGGCTCGGAAATCAGCGCCGAAATCGTGCTCAAGGCAACCAAGGTCGATGGCGTTTATACTGCCGATCCAAAGAAGGACCCGAACGCCACGCGCTACGAGTCGATCACCTTTGACGAAGCCATTTCCAAGCATCTGCAGGTCATGGACGCCACCGCCTTTGCGCTGTGCCGCGACCAGAAGCTGCCGATCAAGGTGTTTTCCATCGTCAAGCCGGGCGCCCTGATGCGTGTCGTCATGGGCGAGGACGAGGGTACACTGGTACACGTTTAA
- the frr gene encoding ribosome recycling factor: MTIADVKKSAQERMNKSIETLKADLAKVRTGRAHTGILDHIMVEYYGSPTALTQVANVTLIDARTIGVQPFEKKMLTTVEKAIRDSDLGLNPSAQGDIIRVPTPALTEERRKEMVKLVKGEAEDAKIAIRNIRRDANESLKKLVKDKAVSEDDERRASDEIQKLTDKFVVDVDKLVVEKEKEVLTV, encoded by the coding sequence ATGACTATCGCCGACGTCAAGAAGAGTGCGCAGGAGCGCATGAACAAGTCGATCGAGACCCTCAAGGCCGATCTGGCCAAGGTGCGCACGGGCCGTGCCCACACGGGTATCCTGGACCACATCATGGTCGAATACTACGGTTCGCCAACGGCGCTGACCCAGGTGGCCAACGTGACCCTGATCGATGCCCGCACCATTGGTGTGCAGCCATTTGAAAAGAAGATGCTGACCACGGTTGAAAAAGCGATCCGCGATTCCGACCTGGGCCTGAACCCGTCGGCGCAGGGCGACATCATCCGCGTGCCAACCCCGGCCCTGACCGAAGAGCGCCGCAAGGAAATGGTCAAGCTGGTCAAGGGCGAGGCGGAAGATGCGAAAATTGCTATCCGTAACATTCGCCGCGATGCCAACGAATCGCTCAAGAAGCTCGTCAAGGACAAGGCCGTGTCGGAAGACGACGAGCGCCGCGCCTCCGACGAAATCCAGAAGCTGACCGACAAGTTTGTGGTCGATGTCGACAAGCTGGTGGTAGAGAAGGAAAAGGAAGTGCTGACGGTCTAG
- the uppS gene encoding polyprenyl diphosphate synthase yields the protein MIFKSSTTAVPEVATVPRHVAIIMDGNGRWATKRFLPRVAGHVKGVEAVRDVVEACALRGVEYLTLFAFSSENWRRPEEEVSLLMKLFVTALEREVSKMHANNIRLKVVGDLSRFDSKLQDMIANAERRTANNTRLTVSICANYGGRWDIMQATSKMIAANPGITNFTEEQLSEHLAMAYAPEPDLFIRTGGEQRISNFLLWQLAYSELYFSDTYWPDFSIASLDEAIASYQSRERRFGRTGDQLAENKT from the coding sequence ATGATATTCAAGAGTTCGACGACAGCTGTACCGGAAGTGGCCACCGTGCCGCGCCATGTGGCCATCATCATGGATGGCAATGGTCGCTGGGCAACGAAGCGCTTCCTGCCGCGCGTAGCCGGCCACGTCAAGGGCGTGGAAGCCGTGCGCGACGTCGTGGAAGCCTGCGCCCTGCGCGGCGTCGAGTACCTGACCCTGTTTGCCTTTTCGTCCGAAAACTGGCGCCGCCCCGAGGAAGAAGTGTCGCTGCTGATGAAGCTATTCGTCACTGCCCTTGAGCGCGAAGTGTCCAAGATGCATGCGAACAATATCCGCCTGAAGGTGGTGGGTGACTTGTCGCGCTTTGACAGCAAGCTGCAGGACATGATTGCCAATGCCGAGCGCCGTACCGCCAACAACACGCGCCTGACGGTCTCGATCTGCGCCAACTACGGCGGACGCTGGGACATCATGCAAGCGACCAGCAAGATGATCGCGGCCAATCCCGGCATCACCAATTTTACCGAAGAGCAATTGTCGGAGCACCTGGCCATGGCCTACGCGCCCGAGCCGGACCTGTTCATCCGCACCGGCGGCGAACAGCGCATTTCCAACTTCCTGCTGTGGCAGCTGGCATACTCCGAGCTGTACTTCAGCGATACCTACTGGCCCGATTTTTCGATCGCCTCGCTCGACGAAGCGATTGCCTCGTACCAGAGCCGCGAGCGCCGTTTCGGGCGCACGGGCGACCAACTAGCCGAGAATAAGACTTAA